One genomic window of Paenibacillus xylanilyticus includes the following:
- a CDS encoding AraC family transcriptional regulator: MSENRLNMSILNELSEYIHLRLSSYLEQTHDHDWTEHKSHPDYDLWFIQEGSVKMMIDGFEYTAVPGDVIFFYPDMPYIASSSENVCRFIYIHFDFGIGEQQRILGGFQLPGIVPGKLIQEETKLFTRAFRRLKQENGTSGNQLYLKASLLAVIAKILELHGQGAYVGQFLNGKKPRKSEGSLEVLQDVFQYVDANLHRPIRMNDLAAMTGISEKYFISYFKKTVGITPGQYISQIKMNRARDYLYEKKYTIQQIAGFLGYPDPFTFSKAFKKYYNVPPSKFE; the protein is encoded by the coding sequence ATGAGTGAAAACAGATTGAATATGAGCATCCTTAATGAACTTTCGGAATATATCCATCTCCGGTTGAGCTCCTACCTGGAACAAACTCACGATCATGACTGGACAGAACACAAATCGCATCCTGATTACGATCTTTGGTTCATTCAGGAGGGCTCCGTCAAGATGATGATCGATGGGTTCGAATATACGGCAGTCCCGGGAGATGTCATATTCTTTTATCCGGATATGCCTTATATCGCCTCGTCGTCCGAGAACGTTTGCCGATTCATATACATCCATTTCGATTTTGGCATCGGGGAGCAGCAGCGAATTCTGGGCGGTTTTCAACTTCCGGGAATTGTGCCGGGCAAGCTGATTCAGGAGGAAACCAAGCTATTCACCAGGGCGTTTCGTCGATTGAAACAGGAGAACGGCACGTCAGGGAACCAGCTTTACTTAAAGGCCTCTCTTCTCGCCGTAATTGCAAAGATTCTCGAGCTTCACGGTCAGGGCGCCTACGTGGGTCAATTCCTGAACGGCAAGAAACCGAGAAAATCTGAAGGTAGCCTGGAAGTATTACAAGACGTATTTCAATATGTCGATGCGAACCTGCACCGTCCGATCCGAATGAACGATCTCGCAGCAATGACTGGAATCTCGGAGAAGTATTTTATTTCCTATTTCAAGAAAACCGTCGGGATCACCCCGGGTCAGTACATTTCACAGATCAAAATGAATCGCGCCAGGGACTATCTCTACGAGAAAAAGTATACAATCCAACAAATCGCCGGCTTCCTGGGCTATCCGGATCCGTTTACCTTCTCGAAAGCTTTCAAAAAATACTATAACGTGCCTCCATCCAAATTTGAGTGA